The genomic interval CCGCCCCCGGGTTTACGCTTCCCATTCGACCGTCTTGCGGGAGGCTTTGCGTGCGGCATGTTCCCGCTTGTCGTCGAGTATCCGCGCCCGTTGCCGCCGTGAGCGCCGGCGCTTCTGCCGGCGGATCTTTTCGGCGGCCTGCCGGCGGGCGGAGCGTTCGCCGGCGGTCCGCTCCAGAATGCGCTCGGCGAGCAGGCGGCGGGCGAGCCAGCGGTTGACCTCGCGCGAGCGGGTGGCCTGGCATTTGACGACCGTCTGCGTCGGCGGGTGGCGCAGCACCACCGCCGACGACGTCTTATTCATTTTCTGCCCGCCCGCGCCCGATCCCAGCACAAAACGCTCATCGAGATCGGCCTCGTCCACGCCCGCCCGCGCGAGCGCCTCCCTGATGCGCGCGAGCGACTCCGTTTTCAGATACGGCGAGTCCATGATCGCCTCACGCCAGTGGCGGCGGCTTGGGCAGTCCGCGCGTGCAGGCGAGGGACTTCGCCAGATCGGCGGCGCCGAACTCGTAATCCTCCAGCTTGCCTTCGAGGTAGGCCTGGTAGCCCGAGAGGTCGAGGATGCCGTGTCCCGAGAGGTTGAAGAGGATCGTCCGTTCGACCCCCTCCTCCCTGGCGCGGATCGCCTCGCGCACCGCGGTGGCGATGGCGTGCGAACTCTCCGGCGCGGGGATCAACCCCTCGCTGCTGGCGAACTGGATGGCGGCGCGGAAGCATTCATTCTGCGGCAGCGCCACCGCCTCGATCATGCCGAGGCGGCGCATGTGCGAGACCATCGGCGCCATGCCGTGGTAGCGCAGGCCGCCAGCGTGGATCGCGGCGGGCTGGTACTCGTGACCCAGCGAATACATCGGCAGCAGGGGGGTCATCATCGCCACATCGCCCGAGTCGTACATGAACTCGCCCTTGGTCAGTTTGGGACAGGCCGTGGGCTCGGCGGCGATCACCCGCAGATTGGGCCGCGAGCCGTCAATCTTGTCGGCGAGGAACGGGAAGGCGATGCCGGCCAGATTCGACCCGCCGCCCGCGCAGCCGATGATGATGTCGGGGTACAGGCCGATCTTGCGGAACTGCGCGCGCGCCTCGAGCCCGATGACCGTCTGATGCAGCAACACATGGTTGAGGACCGAACCGAGGGTGTACTTGGTATCCTTCGACGTGACGGCGTCTTCGATCGCCTCGGAGATGGCGATGCCGAGGGATCCCGGCGTGTCGGGCCACTTCGCCAGCACGTCGCGGCCGGCCTGGGTGAGCGTGGACGGCGACGAGACGCACTCGCCCCCCCACGTCTGCATCATGAGCTTGCGGAACGGTTTTTGATCGAAGCTCACCCGCACCATGTAGACCCGCAACGGAAGCCCCATCACCTGACAGGCCTGGGAGAGGGCTGAACCCCACTGCCCGGCGCCGGTCTCGGTGGTGAGCCGTTTCGTGCCGAACACCTTGTTGTAGTAGGCCTGCGCCACGGCGGTGTTGGACTTGTGCGAACCGGCCGGCGAGCCCGACTCGTCTTTGAAGTAGATCTTCGCCGGCGTCTGCAGCAGCCGCTCCAAGTTCCGGGCGCGGCGCAGGACGGTCGGACGCCAGAGGTAGAGCTGCTCGCGCACCGGCTCGGGGATCGGAATCCACCGTTCGGTCGAGACCTCCTGCTCCACCAGGTTCTCGGGGAAGATGGCGGTCAACGCCTCGGGCCTGACCACATGGCCGTCTTTGTCGATCGGCGGCAGCATCGGCTTGGGAAAATCGGCCGCCAGATTATACCACGCCTTCGGCATCTCGTCCTGCGAAAGCCCAATCCGAATCACATCGCTCATGGTGCTCCTCCTCTGTCCCGCACGGAATCATCCGTACACGCCCGCCAGTGTATCGCAATGGGTGACGATTCTTCAAGTAGAAACACGACCTTCCAGATGCATCGTCTGCGCGCTGGAACCCACCAGAATCCGGAACGATCCGGATTTAACCACCCAGTCCTGCTTGGCGACGTCGAAGAACGCGAACGCGCGCCGGTCGAGCGTAACGGTGGTCTCCTGCTCCTGTCCGGGCTCCAGCACCAGCCGCGCGTCCTGCACAATGCCGTCATTCATGAGTAAACGCCTCGCCCACGACCAATCCTTCATCGCGTTCGATGACTTCGACCCACATCGGACGTTCGTTGGGGGTGTTGTTGGGCCGGTGCAGGGTCATCCACAATCGGCCATTGAAATCCCGGAACAGCATGCCATGGCCGCCGTCCTTCACAAAAATCGCCTTCTCAGACTGCCTCCATGGCCCCAGAATACTGCCGTCACTGACCGCATACCCCATGGTATAGACACCCTTCGCCCCCATCGTAGACCAGAGCATCAGCAGCTTGCCACCCGCCAGCCGGTGGAGGAATGGACCGTCGGTGACCTGGTTCGTCTTCCGCCCTCTTGACTCGAACGGGCTCGACCAGGCTGCCTCGGCCGCACGGAACAGCAACACCGGCTTGCTGATCGCGCATCGCAGATCGGCGCTCAGCGGTATCGCGCACATCTCGCCATTCCCAACTTGCACCCATTCGTGGCAGAAGATCATCCAGGGCTTGCCGTCGGCATCCACGTGGAAGGTTCCGTCCAAGCATTCCCAGTCGCGCGGCGTGACCGGGCCGTCGCTGTGCGGCTGGTAGGGCCCTTCCGGCTGATCAGCGACGAGGATTTGCGTGCCACGCTGGCGTTCGTCACGGGCGAAGGAGGCGAACACGTAGTAGCGCCCCTGCCACGCATGGCATTCGGGCGCCCAGAACTGCGTGTTCGCCCAGAAATCTGCTGGCGGCCGGAACGCGGGAATCGGGCCGCTCCAGTTGTGGAGATCACGACTCTCGTAACAATCGAACCCCGTGCCCGGCCCCGACCAGAGGTTTTTGTCCGTGGTGCCGAACAACAGATACCGCCCCTCCTTGGGCACGGGTAACACAAACGGATCGCGCATCTGGATGTCAGTGAGTTTCATGGTTTACACCTTCTTTCAGTGGAGGGTCAACAGATTCTCCTGTTTTCGCTCAGACTCGGCAACCGCCAGCCGGAGCGTTTTCGTGGTTCGCGGGTATCCGCCTTCAAACGTCAGAGTCCAGCGGCCGGTTTCGTCATTGCCGCCGAGCGGGAGCATAAAATCGTCGGACGCCTGGAAGCCGACCGGCCGGCTGTAACGACTCGCGCGCCCCGAGGGCGTGGTTACGACGACCGTGACGACAAACGGGGCCTCCAATCGCTCCCCGCCCGCGTCCAGCATCTCCAGATGAAAGCGGGACTCCGAACCGAGTTCGGCGCGTGCGGGACCGGTCACCCGCAATTCTGCGGACGGAGAGGGCAGGGCGCAAATCACCCGGCCCCACGAGGGTTCGAGTACCAGCGACAGCGGCGTATCCGAAGGCCCCAGGAGCGCGCCGGTGGACAGGTCGAACAACCATCGGCCTTTTGTGCTGAACGTGACCGTTACCGCCACGGGATCGTCCCGCACCAGGGCGTCTTGGACGTAGTTGGCCTGCGGCGAGCGGTAGTTAAACGGCAGCCCCCAGTACCGGTCCGCCGCATTGTTGACCAGCACATGGAAGGTCGCCTCCCCGCTGGGAAACTCGCGTAGCGAGACCTGCGGCGACGACACGCGGGTCCGGTCAGGGACCTGGTCCCCGGCCAGAGCGACCATCGTCTCGACCGACATCTTCACGGCGCCCGTGATGGCGATGCGCGAGTCCAGATCCAGATAGACGTGCCCGCCCCCGGCGGCGTAGGCTTCAATAGCCGCATGCACGTTCTCGGGCAGCGTCCGCACGTCGCACAGCGACAGGCTGGTCAGCGCGCGCAGGTTCTCCGGTTGGAGCAGTTCCTCCTCGCACAGCGCCTTCATCGGCACGTGCTGGGCCAGCGCCTCCCGCAGGAACGCCATGATCTTGCGGAGGTGCTCAATGCCGCCCCCTTGGCGCGGAGCGTCATAGCTCTCGGTGCTGAACGAGTACAAGACCGCGCTCGTTGCTTCCGGGCTTTTCCAGAAGGGGATCACCGGCAGGATCCAGTCCTTGTGCCGCCCGCAGGCCGCCAGCGCGTCCAGCGCCGCCTGCACGCGGTTCGTTTCACCCGCGCTCCGCGCCTTGAGCAGATCGTACCAGGAAAAAAATGAAATGAACGTGTACCCGCCGGCAATCTGGTTCCAGTAGTTCTGCCGCACCTGGAGCGGCGAGGCCACGGTATTGGCCATCGCCAGAAGCCCCAGCATCCAGACCTCCTTGTCGCGGTGGCCCATCCGGGCCAGTTCAAAGTGCGCGATCAGGTCTTTGCGCTGCATCCGCAGGTTGGGGTAGCTGTAGCTGGACAGCGCGGTGACGGGCTGAGACAGCGGCGGATAAATGCCGACATCGACGCGGGTGAACGGCTGCTCGGACCATCCGTGGATGAGCCCCATTTTCACGGTGGGGTCCACCGCGTTCTTCGCGTGCTCCATGGCCTCAATGAAGCCGCCGAAGATCTCGCCGCACCGGTAGCGCATCCAGCGCAGCCAGAGATCATCGGTGGGCACAAGTCCCCCCGCCGGGTTGGCGGGAGCAATCGGCGGGTCGCTGCCCGTGAGCGCCTTGAATTGTTCGCAGCAATAGCCGCAATAGCAGGCCATGTGGTTCGTGCCGCCTGTGGAAGCCAGCGGCAGCGTGAAATCGTCGCCATAGTAGAGCCGCCCGCTGAAGGCGAGATGATTCGTGTAGGTGCGGACCCACTCGGAAAGCACGCGGGCCGACTCCCGGCGGACCGTCGGATGGTTGAGACAGGCACCCTTGCGCGTGCCGTCGGAGAGCAGGATCTGTGTCGCGTCGCCGCCCCCTTGAGAAGCGTTCACGGCCGGCATGAACTGCATGCCCAGGCGGGCCGCCCGGTCGAAGATCGGACCCCGCCCTCCCAGCACGCCCATATGATTCAGGCACAACAGATTCAACCCGGTCAACCGGATTTCCCGCAGCAACGACTCCAATTCCCCTGACGTCTTCGGAAAGTCGACGGCATACAGGCCAAACGGGAAATCCGCCGGCTTGCCCTGAGGCATGCGGAAAAAGCCGATGGCCTGTTGCTGACGCCGCTCACCGATCTCCAGCGTCACCTCGCCCGTGTATTCGCCTTCGGCCAAGTCGGCCGCATCAATGCGTATCTCGCATCGCCGCACCAGGCGTGGCGTCTTGTTTTTCGCGGCTGGCACCAGCGTCGGCTCGGGGATCGGTGCCTCACGCGCACACAGGATCGGAACGGCCTCCAGCCCCGCTTCGCGGCGCTCGAGCCGCAACGAGACCTTCATCATCACGTTGCTGACACCCCCGTCGAGTTCCGCAGTCAGCACGTACGGCTTGGACGCGTTCACCAGATCTGATGCGGGCGGGATGAGTCGTGCGGCATCGTATGCAAACGCCGACACCGATAGCAGCAGGCCGACGACGGCCCCTGCGGCAAGCGACTTTCTCGGACCGTCAGAATGAAACGGCGTGTTCTTCATAAGGATTCGATCCTGTCCATCAGCGTGGATGCGCGCCACACTCCATGACGATGCGAAAGCCGACCGTGCTGACGCGCGTGTCGGGGTGGCCGTAAGCACGGCTCGATGAGCGCGCGAATTCCGGGTTCCGGGCCCAGAGGTTGTGGCACGAGCCGCCGCGCATGACGCGGAACAAGCCGCTCTCCGGACCGCTGGGATCGTCGGTCGGCGTCCAGGCATAGGTGTCCGCCGCATAGCGGTCCAGACACCACTCGCTGACGTTGCCGTGCATGTCGTAAAGCCCCCAGGCATTCGGTTGCTTCCCCCCCACGTCATGTGGCGTCGAGGCCTTTGCTTGGGGGGCGTACCAGGCGTAGTCGCCCATGTTCGCAACCTGCTCCAACCCGCCGAACGACCACGGGGTCGTCGTGCCGGCCCGGCAGGCATATTCCCACTCGGCCTCGGTTGGGAGCCTGACGTTCCGGCCGGTTTTTTCGCTGAGCGTGCGGCAGAAGGTCATCGCATCGTTCCAAGACACCTTGCCCACGGGCCGGTTGGTTCCGGCCTGTGACGGATTCGTGCCCGTCACGGCCGCATAGTGCGCTTCGGTCACCTCGTAGATGCCCAGATAGAAGGGCTGGGTGATCCGCACGCGGTGCTGCGGGGCTTCGCTCCGGTGGTGGCCCCAGCTATTCGTTGCGCTGCCCATCAGAAATTCACCCGGCCGGATGAGGGTCAGCTTCAGTTGCACCCCGTCAGCGATGTCCAGCGCCAGATCATCCGCCAACCCGTCGGCCGATAGGAATGGCGATCCGCCCGCGTCCCGGACGAAGTCAGCCGGTTGCTTGCGGTGGACGGCGGCGGCCTCTTCGAGAAAGGCGTCGAACGTCCAGGTCCAATAGAGAAAGGCCCGGCGCGCATCGGTGTCGTCCGCCTGATTGATCGCCGCCAGCGCCTGATCGCGCAGGTCCTTCATCCGGGCCACCACGTCCGGGGGCCAAATCTCGCGGTACAGGTCGTCGGGCAGACGCCACTCTTGTGCGAGGGTCCCGGTTCCGTACGATTGCCCGGGGAGATGTTCCCGATGCCGGTCCTCCGCCGTCAGGGCGCGCGACAGGGGCGTTCGCTCCCAGCGGTCACAGTGGAGGCGCAGCAGCGCGCGCGCGGCTTCGGCACCCGGTCCGAAGAGCCGACGACACAGCTCATCGAGCGTCGCATCCACATCCAGGTCGGGGTTCCACAGGACGCGATGCCAGACGTAGTAGGTGGGCGCGCTGGAGATCCAGATTTTTGGGCAGAAGATCGTCAGGACCGACCCGAGGACGGTGTTGGTATTCCGCTGGTAGAAGTCTTGAACGAGATGCGGATATTCGACGGGGGCGTAGGCCCAGTCGCTGGGGCTCGAGATCGACCCCTCCGTCACGACCGGGACGCCCCACGCGCGGATCCGATCCTCAAACCCGCGACCGACGGAGGGGTGCATTTCCACCCCCAGCGACCATTTGTTATCGGGCCACACCGCGTACACGCGGAAATTGTCGGGGAACGTCACGCCCTCCGGCGGGGGCATCGTTCCGCTCCGGAAGACCACCTTCTTGTCGGGCCAACGCGCCTTGACGGCTTCGCACACGCGCTGCAGAAAAAACCCGAAGACCCGGATGTGGACACGTTCCTCGATCATCTCGAAGGCCCGTTGTTCGCCGTATGTCTCGATGAGCG from Lentisphaerota bacterium carries:
- a CDS encoding peptide chain release factor-like protein, which codes for MDSPYLKTESLARIREALARAGVDEADLDERFVLGSGAGGQKMNKTSSAVVLRHPPTQTVVKCQATRSREVNRWLARRLLAERILERTAGERSARRQAAEKIRRQKRRRSRRQRARILDDKREHAARKASRKTVEWEA
- a CDS encoding TrpB-like pyridoxal phosphate-dependent enzyme, whose protein sequence is MSDVIRIGLSQDEMPKAWYNLAADFPKPMLPPIDKDGHVVRPEALTAIFPENLVEQEVSTERWIPIPEPVREQLYLWRPTVLRRARNLERLLQTPAKIYFKDESGSPAGSHKSNTAVAQAYYNKVFGTKRLTTETGAGQWGSALSQACQVMGLPLRVYMVRVSFDQKPFRKLMMQTWGGECVSSPSTLTQAGRDVLAKWPDTPGSLGIAISEAIEDAVTSKDTKYTLGSVLNHVLLHQTVIGLEARAQFRKIGLYPDIIIGCAGGGSNLAGIAFPFLADKIDGSRPNLRVIAAEPTACPKLTKGEFMYDSGDVAMMTPLLPMYSLGHEYQPAAIHAGGLRYHGMAPMVSHMRRLGMIEAVALPQNECFRAAIQFASSEGLIPAPESSHAIATAVREAIRAREEGVERTILFNLSGHGILDLSGYQAYLEGKLEDYEFGAADLAKSLACTRGLPKPPPLA
- a CDS encoding glycoside hydrolase, which produces MKLTDIQMRDPFVLPVPKEGRYLLFGTTDKNLWSGPGTGFDCYESRDLHNWSGPIPAFRPPADFWANTQFWAPECHAWQGRYYVFASFARDERQRGTQILVADQPEGPYQPHSDGPVTPRDWECLDGTFHVDADGKPWMIFCHEWVQVGNGEMCAIPLSADLRCAISKPVLLFRAAEAAWSSPFESRGRKTNQVTDGPFLHRLAGGKLLMLWSTMGAKGVYTMGYAVSDGSILGPWRQSEKAIFVKDGGHGMLFRDFNGRLWMTLHRPNNTPNERPMWVEVIERDEGLVVGEAFTHE